One genomic region from Deltaproteobacteria bacterium encodes:
- the ftsA gene encoding cell division protein FtsA, with translation MGKQENLIVGLDIGTTKICCIVGEITAEGIDIIGIGSHPSKGLRKGVVVNIESTVASIKKAVEEAELMAGCGISSVYAGIAGGHIKGLNSHGVIAVKDSEVKETDVKRVIDAARAVAIPMDREVLHILPQEFIIDDQDGIRQPIGMSGVRLEAKVHIVTGAATSAQNIVKCANQGGLDVNDIILEQLASAEAVLSADEKELGVAIVDIGGGTSDIAIFVEGSIRHTAVLSIGGDHLTNDIAIGLRTPTDEAEKIKKKYGCALSSLVGKDETISVPSMGGRKPRTLSRQLLADIIEPRVEEIFTLVRNEIIRSGYEDILASGIVITGGSALMEGMPELGEQIFNLPVRRGDPAGIGGLVDVVNSPIYATGVGLVLHGNKEPGKSRFKMGDENVFAKVTRRMKDWFNEYF, from the coding sequence ATGGGAAAGCAGGAAAATCTCATTGTAGGGCTCGATATAGGGACAACCAAGATCTGCTGCATTGTGGGAGAGATTACGGCAGAGGGAATAGATATTATCGGCATAGGTTCTCATCCGTCAAAGGGCCTCAGAAAAGGTGTCGTCGTCAATATTGAAAGTACCGTTGCATCTATCAAAAAGGCCGTTGAAGAAGCTGAATTGATGGCTGGATGCGGTATCAGTTCGGTCTATGCAGGCATTGCAGGGGGGCATATAAAGGGACTCAACAGTCATGGTGTGATTGCCGTAAAAGACAGTGAGGTAAAAGAGACGGACGTAAAAAGGGTTATCGACGCGGCAAGGGCCGTTGCCATTCCGATGGACAGGGAGGTGCTCCACATCCTGCCCCAGGAATTTATTATCGATGACCAGGACGGAATCCGTCAGCCTATCGGCATGTCCGGTGTGAGGCTCGAAGCGAAGGTGCATATCGTAACAGGCGCCGCAACGTCGGCCCAAAACATTGTCAAATGCGCAAACCAGGGGGGACTCGATGTGAATGACATCATCCTGGAGCAACTCGCTTCGGCAGAAGCGGTGCTCAGCGCTGATGAAAAGGAACTGGGTGTTGCCATTGTCGATATTGGTGGCGGCACGTCGGATATCGCCATCTTTGTCGAAGGGAGTATCAGACATACGGCCGTTCTTTCTATCGGAGGCGATCATCTTACCAATGATATCGCTATCGGGCTAAGGACCCCCACCGATGAGGCCGAGAAAATCAAGAAGAAATATGGCTGCGCCCTGTCATCACTTGTCGGTAAGGATGAAACGATCAGTGTGCCCAGTATGGGGGGCAGAAAACCGAGAACCCTTTCACGGCAGTTGCTTGCCGATATCATTGAACCGAGGGTAGAAGAAATTTTTACCCTTGTTAGAAATGAAATTATCCGGTCCGGTTATGAAGATATTCTCGCGTCGGGGATTGTCATTACCGGCGGATCGGCATTAATGGAAGGAATGCCTGAACTGGGAGAGCAGATTTTTAACCTCCCTGTAAGGCGTGGCGACCCTGCCGGTATTGGTGGGCTTGTAGACGTCGTTAACAGTCCTATTTATGCAACCGGCGTGGGTCTGGTGCTCCATGGAAACAAGGAGCCGGGCAAGAGTCGTTTCAAGATGGGAGACGAAAATGTTTTTGCCAAGGTTACCAGAAGAATGAAAGACTGGTTTAACGAATATTTTTAA
- a CDS encoding FtsQ-type POTRA domain-containing protein produces MKDFSEKKKRKAAKKERKKKARTFNIKTFLKKCGSVALTLAVIIALSAGLHYSWLFLSTADYFAISEVFIEGNDKINRNTLLRAAGLNKKRNIFTFDLANAGKKLEALPWMKAVKLERQFPHSLKIIVLERAPVAMINLEGFYYVDNEGYIFAEADYKSGWDYPVMRGIKKERLLEGDKKSFESISRGLEFLSLLKERRGTVSLKNLSELVLEEDGGLTVYAVGVGIPLHLGGEGFESRLVRAEKVLADLGRKGIKAKEIAADFDDRVFVKVAI; encoded by the coding sequence ATGAAAGATTTTAGCGAAAAAAAGAAGCGAAAGGCTGCCAAGAAGGAAAGAAAGAAGAAGGCCCGTACTTTTAATATAAAGACTTTTCTTAAAAAGTGTGGTTCCGTGGCGCTTACCCTGGCAGTGATCATTGCCCTTTCGGCGGGGCTGCACTACAGTTGGCTCTTTCTCTCGACGGCGGATTACTTTGCCATTTCTGAGGTCTTTATCGAAGGGAATGACAAGATAAACCGTAACACGCTTTTAAGGGCGGCAGGCCTTAATAAAAAAAGAAATATTTTTACCTTTGATCTTGCAAATGCAGGCAAAAAGCTGGAAGCCCTGCCCTGGATGAAAGCGGTTAAACTGGAGAGGCAGTTTCCCCATTCCCTAAAAATCATTGTTTTAGAGAGGGCGCCTGTGGCAATGATCAACCTGGAGGGTTTTTACTACGTTGATAATGAAGGTTATATTTTTGCCGAGGCCGATTATAAATCAGGATGGGACTATCCCGTTATGAGAGGCATTAAAAAGGAGAGACTCCTTGAAGGGGATAAGAAATCCTTTGAGTCTATCAGCAGGGGCCTTGAATTTCTTTCCCTTCTGAAAGAGAGAAGAGGTACTGTTTCCCTGAAAAATCTCTCCGAGCTGGTTCTTGAGGAGGACGGCGGATTAACGGTCTACGCCGTTGGTGTGGGGATCCCCCTTCATCTCGGCGGAGAAGGCTTTGAAAGCAGGCTTGTGAGGGCGGAAAAAGTGCTGGCCGATTTGGGACGAAAAGGGATAAAGGCAAAGGAAATAGCCGCCGACTTCGATGACAGGGTATTTGTCAAGGTGGCTATTTAG
- a CDS encoding D-alanine--D-alanine ligase, with the protein MKSRKKGKIAVLMGGSSSEREISLKSGSAVLAALQSGGYDARAVDISNSLDQLRPGVFERAFIALHGKTGEDGSIQGLLEVMKIPYTGSGVLASATTMDKAFSKMIMDSRGIPTAPFQVFSAPLDLHGEIQTGMEYPVIVKPVAEGSTIGIVKVEKVEGLKPAMKEAFSYGPKILVEKFIEGREVTVSVMDSEIYPIVEVVPKKGFYDFESKYTKGMTEYKVPAELDDRVAKKINHIARQVYELFECRGAARVDIIISEEGTPYVLEINTIPGMTQTSLLPMAAGEAGLSFVALVEKMIEGAALDDKTVADDVSNLEVKDECSF; encoded by the coding sequence ATGAAAAGTAGAAAAAAAGGGAAAATAGCCGTTTTAATGGGTGGAAGCTCGTCAGAGAGGGAAATATCGCTCAAAAGCGGTTCTGCCGTTCTGGCCGCCCTTCAATCCGGCGGCTATGACGCCAGGGCTGTTGATATAAGCAATAGCCTTGATCAATTGAGGCCGGGCGTTTTTGAACGGGCATTTATCGCCCTTCACGGCAAGACCGGTGAAGACGGTTCTATACAGGGCCTGCTGGAAGTGATGAAAATCCCCTACACCGGTTCCGGTGTGCTTGCCAGCGCGACGACGATGGATAAGGCCTTTTCAAAGATGATCATGGACTCAAGAGGTATTCCAACGGCCCCTTTTCAGGTGTTTTCGGCGCCTCTTGATCTCCATGGGGAAATTCAGACCGGCATGGAATATCCTGTCATCGTCAAGCCTGTCGCTGAAGGTTCGACAATCGGCATTGTAAAGGTTGAAAAGGTGGAAGGTCTGAAGCCTGCCATGAAAGAGGCTTTCAGCTATGGGCCGAAGATTCTGGTCGAGAAATTTATCGAAGGGCGGGAAGTGACGGTCAGTGTTATGGACAGTGAGATTTACCCCATTGTCGAGGTCGTTCCCAAAAAAGGTTTTTACGATTTTGAGTCTAAATATACAAAGGGGATGACTGAATACAAGGTCCCTGCCGAACTTGATGACAGGGTTGCAAAGAAGATTAATCACATTGCCCGCCAGGTGTATGAACTTTTTGAATGCCGCGGCGCTGCCAGGGTCGATATCATCATCTCTGAAGAGGGCACACCCTATGTACTGGAGATTAATACCATACCGGGTATGACGCAGACTTCATTGCTTCCTATGGCTGCCGGAGAAGCGGGCCTGAGCTTTGTCGCCCTTGTCGAAAAGATGATAGAAGGGGCAGCCCTGGATGATAAAACTGTTGCAGATGATGTGAGTAACCTTGAAGTTAAGGATGAGTGCAGTTTTTAG
- the murB gene encoding UDP-N-acetylmuramate dehydrogenase — MVERDVPMKEHTTFKVGGPADIVAYPLDRVDLKETFLTVKQSAAPCFVLGLGSNLLVKDGGIRGVVINLSKGLREINLLSDNRLQAGAGATLAAAVARAAGEGLEGMEFLSGIPGTVGGAVRMNAGAFGKEMKDVIESVTLMNREGEEISVMREDLSFSYRNLDFEEGHVITGCTFALTRGDESEIRERIRKYALQRGSRQPLGKATAGSVFKNPGGDYAGRLIEAAGLKGFRAGNARISEKHANFIENCGGAKAAHILELIAIAKKRVYDDSGILLETEVKIIGED, encoded by the coding sequence ATGGTCGAAAGAGATGTGCCCATGAAAGAACATACCACTTTTAAGGTTGGAGGACCGGCAGATATTGTTGCCTATCCCCTGGACAGGGTGGACTTGAAGGAGACCTTTCTCACCGTGAAGCAAAGCGCTGCACCCTGCTTTGTGCTGGGGCTCGGTTCTAATCTCCTTGTGAAGGACGGGGGAATAAGAGGGGTTGTGATCAACCTATCAAAAGGATTGAGGGAAATAAACCTCCTCAGTGACAACAGGCTGCAGGCGGGGGCAGGGGCAACCCTGGCGGCTGCTGTGGCGCGAGCGGCCGGGGAGGGACTGGAAGGGATGGAATTTCTTTCAGGCATTCCCGGTACGGTGGGAGGCGCCGTAAGAATGAATGCAGGGGCTTTTGGAAAAGAGATGAAGGACGTCATCGAAAGCGTGACCTTGATGAACAGGGAGGGAGAGGAAATAAGTGTAATGAGAGAGGATCTCTCCTTTTCTTACCGCAATCTTGATTTTGAGGAAGGCCACGTTATTACAGGGTGCACCTTTGCCCTGACCAGGGGGGATGAAAGCGAGATCAGGGAAAGAATCAGGAAGTATGCCCTTCAGCGGGGGAGCAGGCAGCCTCTTGGCAAAGCGACGGCCGGTTCCGTCTTTAAGAATCCCGGCGGTGATTATGCGGGGCGGCTCATTGAAGCGGCCGGGCTCAAGGGCTTTAGGGCAGGCAATGCCAGGATATCGGAAAAGCATGCAAACTTTATTGAAAACTGTGGTGGCGCAAAGGCTGCTCACATCCTTGAACTGATAGCGATTGCAAAAAAGCGGGTCTATGATGATAGCGGCATTCTTCTGGAGACGGAAGTGAAGATTATTGGAGAGGATTAG
- the murC gene encoding UDP-N-acetylmuramate--L-alanine ligase translates to MFGKIQHIYFVGIGGIGMSGIAEVLINLGFSVSGSDLRESDTTKRLHSFGGAIYYGHSEENLKDVDVVVTSSAVKADNPEVVEAHRRLIPVIPRAEMLAELMRLKKGIAVAGTHGKTTTTSMLATVLSAAGIDPTVVIGGKLDSIKSNAKLGQGNYLVAEADESDGSFLYLSPIVSIVTNIDPEHLDHYGDVDKMLQSFLDFINKVPFYGLAVLCMDNKNIQLLLSRIKKRFITYGITPQADLQACDIAFEGMRASFGLNFKGDMLGRIEIGMPGLHNVYNAMAAIAVAMEMDIPFEAVKSGIEGFGGVQRRFQVKGEAEGIMVVDDYGHHPEEIRATLSAAKGGWERRVIVVFQPHRYSRTRDLFNDFVTAFNDADALILTEIYAAGEQPVEGITGMKLFEEIERHGHRDVSFVADRMDIPALLHEKALEGDMVITMGAGNIWEAGERFLDELEGSDSMKITNGTGL, encoded by the coding sequence TTGTTCGGTAAAATACAGCATATTTATTTTGTGGGAATTGGTGGTATAGGAATGAGTGGTATTGCCGAGGTACTTATCAACCTCGGTTTCAGTGTAAGTGGTTCAGACCTTAGAGAGAGCGATACGACAAAAAGGCTGCACTCTTTCGGCGGCGCCATCTATTACGGCCATAGTGAAGAGAATCTGAAGGACGTTGATGTTGTTGTCACCTCTTCTGCCGTCAAGGCTGATAACCCCGAAGTAGTCGAGGCCCATAGAAGACTCATTCCCGTTATACCGCGTGCGGAAATGCTGGCCGAACTAATGCGCCTTAAAAAAGGTATTGCCGTTGCAGGGACCCATGGCAAGACGACGACTACCTCTATGCTTGCCACCGTACTTTCGGCGGCAGGTATCGATCCGACCGTTGTTATTGGCGGCAAGCTGGACAGTATCAAGAGTAACGCCAAGCTTGGCCAGGGCAATTATCTTGTTGCCGAGGCTGATGAAAGTGACGGTTCATTTCTTTATTTATCACCCATCGTATCTATCGTTACCAATATTGATCCCGAGCACCTCGATCATTATGGTGATGTCGATAAAATGCTTCAGTCCTTTCTTGATTTTATCAACAAGGTGCCATTTTACGGTCTTGCCGTGCTTTGCATGGACAACAAGAATATTCAACTCCTTTTATCGAGGATAAAGAAGCGGTTCATTACTTACGGCATTACACCGCAGGCCGATCTCCAGGCCTGTGACATAGCCTTTGAGGGCATGAGGGCCTCATTCGGCCTTAATTTCAAAGGAGACATGCTCGGAAGGATTGAAATAGGAATGCCGGGACTCCATAACGTTTATAATGCCATGGCAGCCATTGCTGTTGCCATGGAGATGGATATCCCTTTTGAAGCGGTCAAGAGCGGCATCGAGGGCTTCGGCGGTGTACAGCGCAGGTTCCAGGTCAAAGGTGAGGCAGAGGGAATTATGGTTGTTGACGACTACGGGCATCATCCTGAAGAGATAAGAGCCACCTTGTCTGCTGCCAAAGGAGGGTGGGAGAGAAGGGTCATTGTCGTTTTTCAGCCCCACAGGTATTCGAGAACGCGGGACCTCTTCAATGATTTTGTGACTGCCTTTAATGATGCCGATGCACTTATCCTGACGGAAATATATGCTGCCGGTGAGCAGCCTGTTGAAGGAATAACAGGGATGAAGCTTTTTGAAGAGATAGAAAGACATGGTCACCGGGATGTAAGTTTTGTGGCCGACAGGATGGACATTCCCGCGCTTCTTCATGAAAAAGCCCTTGAGGGCGATATGGTTATTACCATGGGGGCGGGAAATATCTGGGAAGCGGGTGAGCGTTTTCTCGATGAACTTGAGGGGAGTGATTCCATGAAAATAACGAACGGTACCGGCCTATAG